One Acinetobacter pullicarnis genomic region harbors:
- a CDS encoding MoaD/ThiS family protein produces MIYVKYFGAMAAELGTRIETLPWSEGGDTVTLVRLLRSRNDRWNNALAENKIYKIVVQNEICHQVTMIPDGAEVAILPPVTGG; encoded by the coding sequence ATGATTTATGTCAAATATTTTGGCGCAATGGCGGCAGAATTGGGAACTCGGATTGAAACGCTGCCATGGTCAGAAGGTGGCGATACGGTAACACTGGTGCGCTTATTAAGAAGTCGCAATGATCGTTGGAATAACGCATTAGCTGAAAATAAAATTTATAAAATTGTTGTTCAAAATGAAATTTGTCATCAAGTCACCATGATTCCAGATGGTGCAGAAGTGGCTATTTTACCGCCTGTTACAGGAGGCTAA